One Streptomyces sp. NBC_01237 genomic region harbors:
- a CDS encoding DUF4349 domain-containing protein, which yields MKTARNTSRPGTRRSRAVLATGALVALLAVGGCGSASDESSSDTSAAGLQAPDADDKAGGGEQAAAGPAEDGAKSADGAKSAGRASSAPKAGAAATHVIRTATLSVEVKSVPKAVAAARATTEGGGGLVANESTERVDDTHEVSHLVLRVPQDQYQAVLRRLAGSGKLLSRSSNAKDVTDEVVDVESRIATQRASVARVRALMDKAEKLSDVVTLEGELSSRQASLESLLAQQASLKDRTSLATITLDLTEPEGAAEEAEDDGPGFLDALGGGWDAFVTTLRWIAMALGAAAPFLAVVALLAVVGRRLRGRRARRAAAVDRAEPAPDPTPDTETAPAP from the coding sequence ATGAAAACCGCAAGGAACACCTCTCGTCCGGGCACGCGCCGTTCCCGCGCGGTCCTCGCCACCGGGGCGCTCGTCGCCCTGCTCGCCGTCGGCGGCTGCGGCTCCGCGAGCGACGAAAGCTCCTCCGACACCAGCGCGGCGGGACTGCAGGCGCCGGACGCGGACGACAAGGCTGGTGGCGGGGAACAGGCCGCGGCCGGTCCGGCGGAGGACGGCGCGAAGTCCGCGGACGGCGCGAAGTCCGCCGGGAGGGCCTCCTCGGCACCGAAGGCGGGGGCCGCCGCCACCCATGTCATCCGCACGGCCACCCTGTCCGTCGAGGTGAAGAGCGTCCCGAAGGCCGTCGCTGCGGCCCGCGCCACCACGGAGGGCGGCGGGGGCCTGGTGGCGAACGAGAGCACCGAGCGGGTCGACGACACCCATGAGGTCTCGCACCTCGTGCTGCGCGTCCCGCAGGACCAGTACCAGGCGGTGCTGCGGAGGCTCGCGGGGTCCGGGAAGCTGCTGTCCCGCTCGTCGAACGCGAAGGACGTCACCGACGAGGTGGTCGACGTGGAGAGCCGGATCGCCACCCAGCGGGCGAGCGTGGCGCGGGTCCGGGCGCTGATGGACAAGGCCGAGAAGCTCAGCGACGTGGTCACGCTCGAAGGCGAACTGAGCAGCCGCCAGGCGTCGTTGGAGTCGCTGCTCGCCCAGCAGGCGAGTCTGAAGGACCGCACCTCGCTGGCGACGATCACCCTGGACCTCACCGAGCCGGAGGGGGCGGCCGAGGAGGCGGAGGACGACGGACCGGGGTTCCTGGACGCGCTGGGCGGCGGCTGGGACGCGTTCGTGACGACCCTCCGGTGGATCGCGATGGCGCTCGGCGCGGCGGCCCCGTTCCTGGCCGTCGTCGCGCTACTGGCAGTGGTCGGGCGCCGGCTGCGCGGCCGCCGGGCCCGCCGCGCCGCGGCCGTGGACCGGGCGGAGCCCGCACCGGACCCGACACCGGACACGGAGACCGCGCCGGCCCCCTGA
- a CDS encoding phosphodiester glycosidase family protein — protein sequence MRSTLALSAADGATRELDGVNRVPGRIVGCGGTGGDRSAATGLPESRPRHNQLCVDDSEVVAFTPRWGEHTPPGGPGSTEAVLTADGRVSEVRSPAGGAIPRDGSTLAGVGAGADWLRAHAGNGQRIAGRTAVTDRTGRDILGPGVSVMGAGPALLRGGAVRINAAANGVGAASADARHPRTVAGVKADGTLLLVVFDGRSARSAGVTLREAAEILRELGAVEGLNLDGGGSSTMVVGGEVVNRPSDSGAPGGRRQRKVADAIAVIPRS from the coding sequence GTGCGTTCCACCCTCGCGCTGTCGGCGGCCGACGGGGCCACGCGTGAACTGGACGGGGTCAACCGGGTACCGGGAAGGATCGTCGGCTGCGGCGGGACGGGCGGCGACCGGTCGGCCGCCACCGGCCTCCCCGAGTCACGGCCCCGCCACAACCAGCTGTGTGTCGACGACAGCGAAGTCGTCGCGTTCACCCCGCGCTGGGGGGAACACACGCCGCCCGGTGGGCCGGGCAGCACGGAAGCGGTACTGACGGCGGACGGACGGGTGAGCGAGGTGCGCAGCCCCGCGGGGGGAGCGATACCCCGTGACGGCTCCACGCTGGCGGGAGTGGGAGCGGGCGCCGACTGGCTGCGGGCCCACGCCGGCAACGGACAGCGGATCGCCGGGCGGACCGCGGTGACGGACCGGACGGGGCGCGACATCCTCGGGCCCGGCGTGTCCGTGATGGGCGCCGGCCCCGCCCTGCTGCGCGGCGGAGCGGTCCGGATCAACGCCGCCGCCAACGGAGTGGGCGCGGCCTCCGCCGACGCGCGACACCCCCGTACGGTCGCCGGGGTGAAGGCCGACGGGACCCTGCTCCTCGTGGTGTTCGACGGACGCAGCGCCCGGAGCGCCGGTGTCACGCTGCGCGAGGCGGCAGAGATCCTGCGGGAACTCGGTGCGGTGGAGGGGCTGAACCTCGACGGCGGCGGCTCCAGCACGATGGTGGTCGGCGGCGAGGTGGTCAACCGTCCCTCCGATTCGGGCGCGCCCGGCGGCCGGCGGCAGCGGAAGGTCGCCGACGCGATCGCCGTCATTCCCCGGAGCTGA
- a CDS encoding ribonuclease D encodes MTDAQETAADTSLRTTGGAPPDDVAPAPIPLLEPREGIPPVVASDDALAEVVAAFAAGTGPVAVDAERASGYRYGQRAYLVQLRRAGAGSALIDPVGCPDLTALGEALTDSEWILHAATQDLPCLREIGMIPTGLFDTELAGRLAGFPRVGLGAMVESVLGFALEKGHSAVDWSTRPLPDPWLRYAALDVELLIDLRDALEEELDRQGKLEWAREEFDAIASAPPAPPRKDPWRRTSGMHKVRRRRQMAVVRELWNTRDQVAQRRDISPGKVLGDGAIVEAALTLPATVQALTALPGFGHRMGRRQLEQWQAAVDRARALPDSELPQPGQQVAGPPPPRSWADKDPEAAARLSAARAAVSELAERLHMPQENLITPDTVRRVCWEPPKSHTPGAVEDALAGYGARHWQIEQVGPILLRALSAGV; translated from the coding sequence GTGACCGACGCCCAAGAGACCGCAGCAGACACTTCACTGCGAACCACCGGGGGCGCCCCCCCGGACGACGTCGCCCCGGCGCCGATCCCCTTGCTCGAACCGCGCGAGGGCATCCCTCCGGTGGTGGCGTCCGACGACGCCCTCGCCGAGGTGGTCGCGGCCTTCGCCGCGGGCACCGGCCCCGTGGCCGTCGATGCCGAGCGCGCCTCCGGCTACCGCTACGGCCAGCGCGCCTATCTCGTCCAGCTGCGCCGGGCGGGCGCGGGCAGCGCGCTGATCGACCCGGTCGGCTGTCCGGACCTGACGGCCCTGGGCGAGGCCCTGACCGACAGCGAGTGGATTCTGCACGCCGCCACCCAGGACCTGCCCTGTCTGCGTGAAATAGGCATGATCCCCACCGGGCTCTTCGACACGGAGCTCGCCGGACGGCTCGCGGGCTTCCCCCGTGTCGGCCTCGGCGCGATGGTCGAGAGCGTGCTGGGTTTCGCGCTGGAGAAGGGCCACTCCGCGGTCGACTGGTCCACCCGCCCGCTGCCCGACCCCTGGCTGCGCTACGCCGCCCTCGACGTCGAGCTGCTGATCGACCTGCGTGACGCCCTGGAGGAGGAGCTGGACCGCCAGGGCAAGCTGGAGTGGGCCCGGGAGGAGTTCGACGCGATCGCCTCGGCGCCGCCCGCTCCCCCGCGCAAGGACCCCTGGCGCCGCACGTCGGGCATGCACAAGGTCCGCCGCCGCCGCCAGATGGCGGTCGTACGGGAGCTGTGGAACACCCGCGACCAGGTCGCCCAGCGCCGTGACATCTCGCCCGGCAAGGTGCTCGGCGACGGTGCGATCGTCGAAGCCGCCCTGACGCTGCCGGCCACCGTGCAGGCCCTCACCGCACTGCCCGGATTCGGCCACCGCATGGGCCGTCGGCAGCTGGAGCAGTGGCAGGCGGCCGTGGACCGGGCCAGGGCCCTGCCGGACTCCGAGCTGCCGCAGCCCGGCCAGCAGGTGGCCGGTCCGCCGCCGCCGCGCTCCTGGGCGGACAAGGACCCGGAGGCCGCCGCCCGGCTCTCGGCCGCCCGTGCCGCGGTGTCGGAGCTGGCGGAGCGGCTGCACATGCCCCAGGAGAACCTGATCACCCCGGACACCGTGCGCCGGGTGTGCTGGGAGCCGCCCAAGAGCCACACCCCGGGCGCCGTCGAGGACGCGCTCGCCGGGTACGGGGCGCGGCACTGGCAGATCGAGCAGGTGGGCCCGATCCTGCTCCGGGCGCTGAGCGCCGGCGTCTGA
- a CDS encoding FAD-dependent oxidoreductase, protein MTATRLVVIGGDAAGMSAASQARRLKGPDELSIVAFERGHFTSYSACGIPYWVGGDVEQRDDLIARTPEEHRERAIDLRMRTEVTEIDVARERVRARDLESGETYWTGFDKLVIATGARPVRPALPGMDAAGVHGVQTLDDGQALLDSLDRATGRRAVVVGAGYIGVEMAEAMLNRGFEVTVLNRGEQPMATLDPDMGALVHDAMDGLGITTVNGAAVTKILTGPDGRVSAVATDEETYPADVVVLGIGVAPETALAGAAGLPLGPHGGLLTDLSMRVVGHDSIWAGGDCVEVLDLVAGRTRHIALGTHANKHGQVIGSNVGGGYGTFPGVVGTAVSKVCDLEIARTGLREKDARAVGLRYVTATIESTGRAGYYPGARPMTVKMLAEYRTGRLLGVQIVGRDGAAKRVDIAAVALTAGMTVDQMTALDLGYAPPFSPVWDPILVAARKASAAVRAAGTA, encoded by the coding sequence ATGACAGCGACGCGACTAGTGGTCATCGGCGGCGACGCGGCGGGCATGTCCGCCGCGTCGCAGGCCCGCAGGCTCAAGGGGCCGGACGAGCTGAGCATCGTCGCCTTCGAGCGCGGCCACTTCACCTCGTACTCCGCCTGCGGCATCCCGTACTGGGTCGGCGGCGACGTGGAGCAGCGCGACGACCTGATCGCGCGCACCCCCGAGGAACACCGGGAACGCGCCATCGATCTGCGGATGCGCACCGAGGTGACGGAGATCGACGTCGCCCGCGAGCGGGTGCGGGCGCGGGACCTGGAGAGCGGCGAGACGTACTGGACGGGCTTCGACAAGCTGGTGATCGCCACCGGGGCCCGGCCGGTGCGCCCGGCGCTGCCCGGTATGGACGCGGCCGGAGTCCACGGGGTGCAGACCCTGGACGACGGCCAGGCGCTCCTGGACTCCCTGGACCGGGCCACCGGACGGCGCGCGGTCGTCGTGGGCGCGGGGTACATCGGCGTCGAGATGGCGGAGGCGATGCTGAACCGCGGCTTCGAGGTGACGGTGCTCAACCGGGGCGAGCAGCCGATGGCGACGCTCGACCCGGACATGGGCGCGCTCGTCCATGACGCGATGGACGGTCTGGGCATCACGACGGTCAACGGGGCGGCGGTCACCAAGATCCTCACGGGTCCGGACGGCCGGGTGAGCGCGGTGGCGACGGACGAGGAGACCTACCCGGCGGATGTGGTGGTGCTCGGCATCGGTGTCGCGCCGGAGACCGCGCTGGCCGGGGCCGCGGGCCTGCCGCTCGGCCCGCACGGCGGTCTGCTGACGGATCTGTCGATGCGGGTCGTGGGTCACGACAGCATCTGGGCGGGCGGCGACTGTGTGGAGGTCCTGGACCTGGTGGCGGGCCGCACCCGTCATATCGCGCTGGGCACCCATGCCAACAAGCACGGTCAGGTCATCGGGTCCAACGTCGGCGGCGGCTACGGGACGTTCCCGGGCGTGGTCGGTACGGCGGTGAGCAAGGTCTGCGATCTGGAGATCGCCAGGACCGGGCTGCGCGAGAAGGACGCGAGGGCGGTGGGCCTGCGGTACGTCACGGCGACGATCGAGTCGACGGGCCGGGCGGGCTACTACCCGGGGGCGAGGCCGATGACGGTGAAGATGCTCGCGGAGTACCGCACGGGCCGGCTGCTCGGTGTGCAGATCGTGGGCCGGGACGGGGCGGCCAAGCGCGTGGACATCGCGGCGGTGGCGCTGACGGCCGGAATGACGGTCGATCAGATGACGGCGCTCGACCTGGGGTACGCCCCGCCGTTCTCCCCGGTCTGGGATCCGATCCTGGTGGCCGCCCGCAAGGCGAGCGCGGCGGTGCGCGCGGCGGGGACCGCCTGA
- the hemE gene encoding uroporphyrinogen decarboxylase, whose protein sequence is MSANDRPSGQQTKTSATHESAFLKACRREPVPHTPVWFMRQAGRSLPEYLKVREGIAMLDSCMMPELVTEITLQPVRRHKVDAAIYFSDIVVPLKAIGIDLDIKPGVGPVIAEPIRTRADLARLRDLTPEDVPYVTEAIGMLTAELGATPLIGFAGAPFTLASYLVEGGPSRNHERTKAMMYGDPQLWADLLDRLAEITGAFLEVQIRAGASAVQLFDSWVGALAPADYRRSVLPASAKVFDAIAPHGVPRIHFGVGTGELLGLMGEAGADVVGVDWRVPLDEAARRVGPGKALQGNLDPAVLFAPTPAVEEKTREVLDAAAGLEGHIFNLGHGVMPSMDPDALTRLVEYVHTQTAR, encoded by the coding sequence GTGAGCGCCAACGACCGCCCTTCGGGCCAGCAGACGAAGACCTCCGCCACCCACGAGTCGGCCTTCCTCAAGGCGTGCCGGCGCGAGCCCGTGCCGCACACGCCGGTCTGGTTCATGCGGCAGGCGGGCCGCTCGCTGCCCGAGTACCTGAAGGTCCGTGAGGGCATCGCGATGCTCGACTCCTGCATGATGCCGGAGCTGGTCACCGAGATCACGCTGCAGCCCGTGCGCCGTCACAAGGTCGACGCCGCGATCTACTTCAGCGACATCGTCGTCCCGCTCAAGGCCATCGGGATCGACCTCGACATCAAGCCCGGCGTCGGCCCGGTCATCGCCGAGCCGATCCGCACCCGCGCCGATCTCGCCCGGCTGCGCGACCTGACCCCCGAGGACGTCCCGTACGTCACCGAGGCCATCGGGATGCTCACCGCCGAGCTCGGTGCCACCCCGCTCATCGGCTTCGCCGGGGCGCCGTTCACGCTCGCCAGCTACCTGGTCGAGGGCGGCCCGTCACGCAACCACGAGCGCACCAAGGCCATGATGTACGGCGACCCGCAGCTCTGGGCCGACCTGCTCGACCGGCTCGCGGAGATCACCGGCGCCTTCCTGGAGGTCCAGATCCGGGCGGGTGCCTCGGCGGTCCAGCTCTTCGACTCCTGGGTGGGCGCCCTGGCCCCCGCCGACTACCGCCGCTCGGTGCTGCCCGCCTCGGCGAAGGTCTTCGACGCGATCGCCCCGCACGGTGTCCCGCGCATCCACTTCGGCGTCGGCACCGGCGAACTGCTCGGCCTGATGGGCGAGGCGGGCGCGGATGTCGTCGGCGTCGACTGGCGGGTCCCGCTGGACGAGGCCGCGCGCCGCGTCGGTCCGGGCAAGGCGCTCCAGGGCAACCTCGACCCGGCGGTGCTGTTCGCGCCGACCCCCGCGGTGGAGGAGAAGACCCGTGAGGTGCTCGACGCGGCCGCGGGCCTGGAGGGCCACATCTTCAACCTGGGCCACGGTGTGATGCCGTCGATGGACCCGGACGCGCTGACCCGGCTCGTGGAGTACGTCCACACGCAGACCGCCCGGTAG
- a CDS encoding helix-turn-helix transcriptional regulator, whose protein sequence is MSVLLEQPASLVAYRPNKPTAMVVVADPRVRSTVTRHLWALGVRDVIEASSIAEARPRVGNPRDICVADVHLPDGSGLTLLSETRAAGWPNGLALSAADDIGAVRNALAGGVKGYVVTGTRTNIGHPTRPGVAPIGANAARMHRRPPGSPSHPGGYRELSGREVEVLRLVAEGQSNKAIGVSMGLSALTVKSHLARIARKLGTGDRAGMVAVALRTGIIH, encoded by the coding sequence GTGTCCGTTCTCCTCGAGCAGCCCGCAAGCCTGGTCGCCTACCGCCCGAACAAGCCGACGGCCATGGTCGTCGTGGCCGACCCGCGCGTCCGTTCCACCGTCACCCGCCATCTGTGGGCACTCGGAGTACGTGACGTCATCGAGGCGTCGTCCATCGCGGAGGCACGCCCCCGCGTCGGCAACCCGCGCGACATCTGCGTTGCCGACGTCCACCTGCCCGACGGTTCCGGGCTGACCCTGCTCTCCGAGACCCGGGCCGCAGGCTGGCCCAACGGTCTCGCCCTCTCCGCGGCCGATGACATCGGCGCCGTTCGCAACGCCCTCGCGGGCGGCGTGAAGGGCTACGTCGTCACCGGTACGCGCACCAACATCGGCCACCCCACCCGCCCCGGCGTCGCCCCGATCGGCGCCAATGCCGCCCGTATGCACCGCCGGCCCCCCGGCTCCCCGAGCCACCCGGGCGGCTACCGCGAACTGTCCGGCCGCGAGGTGGAGGTGCTCCGCCTGGTCGCCGAAGGCCAGTCCAACAAGGCCATCGGCGTCTCGATGGGCCTCTCCGCCCTCACCGTCAAATCCCACCTCGCCCGCATCGCCCGCAAGCTCGGCACCGGAGACCGCGCAGGAATGGTCGCCGTCGCCCTGCGGACGGGCATCATCCACTGA
- a CDS encoding thiolase family protein — translation MPRTIRDVVFVDGVRTPFGKAGPKGIYHETRADDLVVKAIRELLRRNPDLDPARIDEVTIAATTQIGDQGLTLGRTAGILAGLPQSVPGYSIDRMCAGALTAVTSTAGSIAFGAYDVVVAGGVEHMGRHPMGEGVDPNPRFVSEKLVDESALFMGMTAENLHDRYPTITKQRADEYAVRSQEKAAKAYANGKIQQDLVPVSVRRTNAEAGETGWGLVTADEPMRPGTTMESLAGLKTPFRAHGRVTAGNAAGLNDGATASLLAAEDVARELGLPVKMRLVSYAFAGVEPEVMGYGPIPATEKALAKAGLSIDDIGLFEINEAFAVQVLAFLEHYGIADDDARVNQYGGAIAYGHPLASSGVRLMTQLARQFEEQPEVRYGLTTMCVGFGMGATVVWENPHFENAAGGSK, via the coding sequence GTGCCTCGTACCATCCGGGACGTCGTCTTCGTCGACGGCGTCCGCACCCCGTTCGGCAAAGCGGGCCCGAAGGGCATCTACCACGAGACCCGCGCCGATGATCTCGTCGTGAAGGCCATCCGGGAGCTGCTGCGCCGCAACCCGGACCTGGACCCCGCCAGGATCGACGAGGTCACCATCGCCGCGACCACGCAGATCGGCGACCAGGGCCTGACGCTGGGCCGGACCGCCGGAATCCTGGCCGGTCTGCCGCAGTCCGTCCCCGGCTACTCGATCGACCGCATGTGCGCGGGCGCCCTGACCGCCGTCACCTCGACGGCCGGCTCCATCGCCTTCGGCGCGTACGACGTCGTGGTCGCCGGTGGTGTCGAGCACATGGGCCGCCACCCGATGGGCGAGGGCGTGGACCCGAACCCGCGCTTCGTGTCGGAGAAGCTGGTCGACGAGTCCGCCCTGTTCATGGGCATGACCGCGGAGAACCTGCACGACCGGTACCCCACGATCACCAAGCAGCGCGCCGACGAGTACGCGGTGCGCTCGCAGGAGAAGGCCGCCAAGGCGTACGCCAACGGCAAGATCCAGCAGGACCTGGTGCCGGTCTCCGTGCGCCGCACCAACGCCGAGGCGGGCGAGACGGGCTGGGGCCTGGTCACCGCCGACGAGCCGATGCGTCCGGGCACCACGATGGAGTCCCTGGCCGGTCTGAAGACCCCGTTCCGCGCCCATGGCCGCGTGACGGCCGGTAACGCCGCAGGGCTCAACGACGGCGCCACCGCCTCGCTGCTCGCCGCCGAGGACGTCGCCCGTGAGCTGGGCCTCCCGGTGAAGATGCGCCTGGTGTCGTACGCCTTCGCGGGCGTCGAGCCCGAGGTCATGGGCTACGGCCCGATCCCGGCGACCGAGAAGGCGCTGGCCAAGGCCGGTCTGTCGATCGACGACATCGGCCTGTTCGAGATCAACGAGGCGTTCGCCGTGCAGGTGCTCGCCTTCCTGGAGCACTACGGCATCGCCGACGACGACGCGCGCGTCAACCAGTACGGCGGCGCCATCGCCTACGGTCACCCGCTCGCCTCCTCGGGTGTGCGTCTGATGACGCAGCTGGCCCGCCAGTTCGAGGAGCAGCCGGAGGTCCGCTACGGCCTGACCACCATGTGCGTCGGCTTCGGCATGGGCGCCACGGTCGTCTGGGAGAACCCCCACTTCGAGAACGCAGCCGGAGGCAGCAAGTGA
- a CDS encoding DUF3000 domain-containing protein — MAPAQGQFSDQSDGADSKDSADGSSVPPAFRSAVDALRSARLRPELEVEPTRPPQRLAPHAYALEAAVVDGEDDLADGRLVLLHDPAGHDAWQGTFRLVTLVRAELEPEMAADPLLPEVCWSWLTGALEARGLSYGEAGGTVTRAGSHYFGALAARRPATQIEIRASWTPREGRGGVPDAGAHLMAWGDLLCQIAGLPPSGPADAAVVTLPQRRGPQTP, encoded by the coding sequence ATGGCTCCGGCTCAGGGACAGTTCTCCGATCAATCCGATGGCGCTGACAGCAAGGACAGTGCGGACGGCAGTTCCGTCCCGCCCGCGTTCCGGTCGGCCGTCGACGCACTGCGCTCCGCGCGGCTCCGCCCAGAGCTGGAGGTGGAGCCGACCCGGCCGCCCCAGCGGCTGGCCCCGCACGCGTACGCGCTGGAGGCGGCGGTCGTCGACGGCGAGGACGATCTCGCCGACGGCCGTCTGGTGCTGCTGCACGATCCGGCGGGGCACGACGCCTGGCAGGGTACGTTCCGGCTGGTGACGCTCGTGCGGGCGGAGCTGGAGCCGGAGATGGCGGCCGATCCGCTGCTGCCCGAGGTGTGCTGGTCCTGGCTGACGGGTGCGCTGGAGGCGCGCGGGCTGTCGTACGGCGAGGCGGGCGGAACCGTGACGCGCGCCGGATCGCACTACTTCGGTGCGCTGGCCGCGCGCCGTCCCGCGACGCAGATCGAGATCAGGGCGTCGTGGACGCCGCGCGAAGGCCGGGGCGGAGTCCCGGACGCGGGGGCACACCTGATGGCGTGGGGTGATCTGCTCTGTCAGATCGCGGGTCTGCCGCCCTCGGGTCCCGCGGACGCGGCGGTGGTGACGCTGCCGCAGCGCCGCGGACCCCAGACTCCGTGA
- a CDS encoding 3-hydroxyacyl-CoA dehydrogenase NAD-binding domain-containing protein, which produces MSSTTELLKGAAELFPGEVVTQAHVRHLDLPAGAGRFALITLDNGLDHTKPTTFGPQSLANLDAAVDQVEKEAAEGAITGVGITGKPFIFAVGADLKGVELLGRHEDALAIGKGGHDVFRRLSSLAVPTFAYYNGAAMGGGVEVGLHCSYRTVSKALPAFSLPEVFLGLVPGWGGCALLPNLIGADRAVSVIIENSLNQNRQLKGKQVFELGIADALFEGADFLEQSLIWTADVLNGTVTVERPDVDRGDAWDQAVARGKAIADSKVHGAAPAAYRALEIIAAAKDGDLSAGFDAEDQALADLIMGGELRSGIYAFNLVQKRAKRPAGAPDKSLARPVTKVGVVGAGLMASQLALLFLRRLEVPVVLTDIDQARVDKGVGYVHAEIDKLLGKGRINQDKANRYKGLVSGVLDKAEGFSDADFIIEAVFEEIGVKQQVFAEVEAVAPAHAILATNTSSLSVTEMASKLKHPERVVGFHFFNPVAILPLLEIVRGERTDDAALATAFGVARKLKKTAVLVKDAPAFVVNRILTRFMGEIQNVIDEGTPVEVAEKAVEPLGLPMSPLVLLELVGPAIGLHVSETLNRAFPERFTVSANLAAVVKAGKRGFYVYDSGKPELDPEVAALLKQGDVVLSEEQTRDRVLDAVAQEIGLMLDEGVVAEAQDIDLCLITGAGWPFHLGGITPYLDRAGVSERVNGKKFLAPGVASVPA; this is translated from the coding sequence GTGAGCTCCACCACTGAGCTTCTGAAGGGTGCGGCCGAGCTGTTCCCCGGTGAAGTCGTCACGCAGGCGCACGTACGCCACCTCGACCTCCCCGCCGGTGCGGGCAGGTTCGCGCTGATCACGCTGGACAACGGCCTGGACCACACCAAGCCGACCACCTTCGGACCGCAGTCGCTGGCGAATCTGGACGCCGCCGTCGACCAGGTCGAGAAGGAGGCCGCCGAGGGCGCGATCACCGGTGTCGGCATCACCGGCAAGCCGTTCATCTTCGCCGTCGGCGCCGACCTCAAGGGGGTCGAGCTGCTGGGCCGTCACGAGGACGCGCTGGCCATCGGCAAGGGCGGTCACGACGTCTTCCGCCGGCTCTCCTCCCTCGCGGTCCCGACGTTCGCGTACTACAACGGCGCGGCGATGGGCGGCGGTGTCGAGGTCGGTCTGCACTGCTCGTACCGCACGGTCTCCAAGGCGCTCCCGGCCTTCTCCCTGCCCGAGGTCTTCCTCGGTCTGGTGCCCGGCTGGGGCGGCTGCGCGCTGCTGCCGAACCTGATCGGCGCCGACCGCGCGGTCTCGGTGATCATCGAGAACTCGCTGAACCAGAACCGTCAGCTCAAGGGCAAGCAGGTCTTCGAGCTCGGGATCGCCGACGCGCTCTTCGAGGGTGCGGACTTCCTGGAGCAGTCGCTGATCTGGACCGCCGACGTGCTCAACGGCACGGTCACGGTGGAGCGCCCGGACGTCGACCGCGGGGACGCCTGGGACCAGGCAGTGGCCCGTGGCAAGGCGATCGCCGACTCCAAGGTGCACGGCGCCGCCCCGGCCGCTTACCGCGCGCTGGAGATCATCGCCGCGGCCAAGGACGGCGACCTGAGCGCCGGTTTCGACGCCGAGGACCAGGCCCTCGCGGACCTGATCATGGGCGGCGAGCTGCGCTCCGGGATCTACGCCTTCAACCTGGTCCAGAAGCGCGCCAAGCGCCCGGCCGGAGCGCCGGACAAGTCGCTGGCCCGTCCGGTCACCAAGGTCGGCGTCGTGGGCGCGGGTCTGATGGCCTCGCAGCTCGCCCTGCTGTTCCTGCGCCGCCTGGAGGTCCCGGTCGTCCTCACGGACATCGACCAGGCGCGCGTCGACAAGGGTGTGGGCTACGTCCACGCCGAGATCGACAAGCTGCTCGGCAAGGGCCGTATCAACCAGGACAAGGCCAACCGCTACAAGGGCCTGGTCTCCGGTGTGCTGGACAAGGCCGAGGGCTTCTCCGACGCCGACTTCATCATCGAGGCCGTCTTCGAGGAGATCGGTGTCAAGCAGCAGGTGTTCGCGGAGGTCGAGGCGGTCGCCCCGGCGCACGCGATCCTCGCCACCAACACCTCCTCGCTGTCGGTGACGGAGATGGCGTCGAAGCTGAAGCACCCCGAGCGGGTCGTCGGCTTCCACTTCTTCAACCCGGTCGCGATCCTGCCACTGCTGGAGATCGTCCGCGGTGAGCGGACCGACGACGCGGCGCTGGCCACGGCCTTCGGTGTGGCCCGCAAGCTGAAGAAGACCGCGGTCCTGGTGAAGGACGCCCCGGCGTTCGTCGTCAACCGCATCCTCACCCGCTTCATGGGCGAGATCCAGAACGTCATCGACGAGGGCACCCCGGTCGAGGTCGCCGAGAAGGCCGTCGAGCCGCTCGGCCTGCCGATGTCCCCTCTGGTGCTCCTGGAGCTGGTCGGCCCGGCCATCGGCCTGCATGTCTCCGAGACCCTGAACCGCGCCTTCCCGGAGCGCTTCACGGTCTCCGCGAACCTGGCCGCCGTGGTCAAGGCGGGCAAGCGGGGCTTCTACGTGTACGACTCCGGAAAGCCGGAGCTGGACCCGGAGGTCGCCGCCCTCCTGAAGCAGGGCGATGTCGTCCTGTCCGAGGAGCAGACCCGTGACCGCGTCCTGGACGCGGTGGCGCAGGAGATCGGTCTGATGCTGGACGAGGGCGTCGTCGCCGAGGCCCAGGACATCGACCTCTGCCTGATCACCGGCGCGGGCTGGCCCTTCCACCTGGGCGGCATCACGCCGTACCTGGACCGGGCGGGCGTCTCGGAGCGGGTGAACGGCAAGAAGTTCCTGGCACCGGGCGTGGCGAGCGTCCCGGCGTAA